Proteins encoded within one genomic window of Borrelia parkeri:
- a CDS encoding TDE1717 family outer membrane beta-barrel protein has protein sequence MKKYIFLLFLFFPSSASIFAYPLSFGGGFAYQFTNYTSKSDISKSIKNYSRVDNGINLSLFFDANYVILDISYKDAFLSSHHSRYFAFGLYGIYPIVFKEYVRTLFPLLGIKYTLDLSAKRQNLVFLSLGFATDFFVPEVKGLYIRPLFMLSISPTSLSVKNFSSLTTEVTLGINIGWKFLS, from the coding sequence ATGAAAAAATATATTTTTTTATTATTTTTATTTTTTCCTTCAAGTGCTTCAATATTCGCATATCCATTATCTTTTGGAGGGGGCTTTGCTTATCAATTTACTAATTATACTAGCAAAAGTGATATAAGTAAGTCTATAAAAAATTATAGTAGAGTAGATAATGGAATAAATCTAAGTTTGTTCTTTGATGCTAATTATGTTATTTTGGATATCTCTTATAAAGATGCTTTTTTATCTAGCCATCATAGTAGATATTTTGCTTTTGGACTTTATGGAATTTATCCGATTGTTTTTAAGGAATATGTTAGAACATTATTCCCCCTTCTTGGGATTAAATATACACTTGATTTAAGTGCTAAGAGACAAAATTTGGTGTTTTTGTCTTTGGGATTTGCTACGGATTTTTTCGTTCCTGAAGTTAAAGGACTCTATATTAGACCTTTATTTATGCTTTCAATTTCACCTACTTCTCTTTCTGTAAAGAATTTTTCTTCTCTCACAACTGAGGTTACTCTTGGAATTAATATTGGTTGGAAATTTCTCAGTTAG
- a CDS encoding phosphodiester glycosidase family protein, producing the protein MKIKNKNLKFIISKPIYDTKTNNYYFNGQTTSQFLLSNKVDIAINTSPYEIKDNIFYPNGLYIYDKKIIFNAKKDQGIIIINNNQIILNPKQDEIKNSDYGFSGFFPLIKNGKYTKNFKENKHPRTIIGSDKGNKHLYLITVEGRGANNSKGISLNEAIDLSLSYGINNSINLDGGGSSTLVTKSNNSAYKLNATSNLFGQERIVPFHLGIKLPN; encoded by the coding sequence ATCAAGATTAAAAACAAAAATTTAAAGTTTATAATATCAAAGCCTATTTATGATACAAAAACTAATAATTACTACTTTAATGGTCAAACAACAAGTCAATTTTTACTTTCTAACAAGGTAGATATTGCTATTAACACTAGCCCATATGAGATTAAAGACAATATATTCTACCCTAACGGTTTATACATATATGATAAAAAAATAATCTTCAATGCAAAAAAAGATCAAGGAATAATTATAATCAACAACAATCAAATAATATTAAATCCCAAGCAAGATGAAATCAAAAATTCTGACTATGGTTTTAGCGGTTTCTTTCCTTTAATCAAAAATGGAAAATACACCAAAAATTTTAAAGAAAATAAACATCCAAGAACAATAATAGGTAGTGATAAAGGAAACAAACACCTATATCTAATAACGGTAGAAGGAAGAGGTGCTAATAATAGCAAAGGAATCTCGTTAAATGAAGCAATAGATCTATCATTAAGTTATGGTATTAACAACTCTATTAATCTAGATGGAGGTGGTTCAAGCACACTTGTAACAAAATCCAACAATTCTGCTTATAAACTTAATGCTACATCTAACCTTTTTGGACAAGAGAGAATAGTCCCTTTTCACTTAGGAATAAAACTGCCTAACTGA
- a CDS encoding PTS transporter subunit EIIC, translating into MNNLMKNIQNLGKAVQTPAAVLPIAGLLLGFGYLIIETTEPSNMLRQIGKLMEQSGGAIFGNLPILFAIGTGMGLSKNNKAAAALGGAVGYLILNAGLSTFTIMINGKSEPVNMSVLGGIITGISSAMLSDRIVNYKIPQFLGFFSGQRLVPIANGLLSAILAIIFAFLWAPLQITINQIGNWMIEAGNLGVFVFGFLNRLLIITGLHQLLNTLVYFVFGEYTTNDGNIIQGEITRYLNGDPNAGAFTSGMYPVMLFGLPGAALAMYLTSKKERRKEVGGILLSASLTSFLTGITEPIEYTFMLIAPLLYLIHAILTGISLVITNILEIRIAFSLSAGIIDYFLMFPKSTNALLILPIGFVIGTVYFTIFITLIKTFKIKTPGREDNTKQQTISNNDFKLSQNEKFEKIIQALGGIDNITNIDSCFTRLRVDVKSSLLVNKDLMNQLGATGTIITLGNQVQVIFGAQSEQISNYIKSKT; encoded by the coding sequence ATGAATAATTTAATGAAAAATATACAAAATCTAGGAAAAGCTGTACAAACTCCTGCAGCCGTTTTACCAATTGCTGGTCTTTTACTTGGGTTTGGATACCTCATAATAGAAACGACAGAACCTTCTAACATGCTTAGACAAATTGGCAAATTAATGGAACAATCAGGCGGTGCTATTTTTGGGAATTTACCCATACTATTTGCAATCGGAACTGGAATGGGACTATCTAAAAATAATAAAGCAGCTGCAGCACTTGGAGGGGCCGTAGGATACCTAATTCTAAATGCAGGACTATCTACATTTACAATAATGATTAATGGAAAATCAGAACCTGTTAACATGTCCGTTTTGGGGGGTATTATTACAGGTATAAGTTCAGCCATGCTTAGCGATAGAATAGTAAACTATAAAATACCACAATTTTTAGGTTTTTTTTCAGGGCAAAGACTAGTGCCAATAGCTAATGGATTATTGTCTGCAATACTTGCTATAATATTTGCTTTCCTATGGGCACCGCTACAAATAACTATTAATCAAATTGGAAACTGGATGATAGAAGCTGGTAATTTAGGAGTATTTGTATTTGGCTTCTTAAATAGACTTCTCATAATAACAGGCCTACATCAGCTTTTAAACACTTTAGTATATTTTGTATTCGGAGAATATACCACAAATGACGGCAACATAATCCAAGGAGAAATCACAAGATATTTAAATGGGGATCCAAATGCTGGCGCATTTACATCAGGGATGTATCCAGTAATGCTGTTTGGACTACCAGGTGCTGCTCTTGCAATGTACTTAACATCAAAAAAAGAAAGAAGAAAAGAAGTAGGTGGTATTTTACTCTCTGCATCACTCACCTCATTTTTAACAGGAATTACAGAACCAATAGAATACACATTCATGTTAATAGCACCTTTACTTTATCTAATACATGCGATTTTAACTGGAATATCATTAGTAATTACTAATATACTTGAAATACGCATAGCATTTTCACTCTCCGCAGGAATAATAGATTACTTCTTAATGTTTCCAAAATCAACAAATGCTTTACTAATACTACCAATAGGATTTGTAATTGGAACTGTATACTTCACCATTTTTATAACACTAATCAAAACATTTAAAATTAAAACACCTGGTCGTGAAGATAATACTAAACAGCAAACAATTTCTAATAATGATTTTAAGCTATCTCAAAACGAAAAGTTTGAGAAAATTATTCAAGCTCTTGGAGGAATCGATAATATAACAAATATTGATTCATGTTTTACACGATTAAGAGTAGATGTCAAGTCTTCCTTATTAGTAAATAAAGATTTAATGAACCAGCTTGGAGCTACTGGAACAATCATTACATTAGGAAATCAAGTGCAAGTAATATTCGGTGCACAATCCGAACAAATTTCAAATTATATAAAATCTAAAACTTAA